A DNA window from Cetobacterium ceti contains the following coding sequences:
- the hslO gene encoding Hsp33 family molecular chaperone HslO has product MDRLIRGVSNNARFVLVDTKEIVQEALNIHKTSPTATAAFGRLLTAGAIMSATLKGEDILTLRTTTDGILGNMVVTADSNGVKGYLSNPGADLPPLPNGQPDVAGIVGKGTLNVIKDMGLKEPYIGVSKIESGEIAYDIAYYYYTSEQTPTVIALGVELADENTVRSAGGYMVQLLPGAEDWFITALEEKIAAIRNVTELFKGGMSLERILKLLYEDMTDENYERLVEDYQILEEKELKYHCNCNKDKFYRGIVALGKDEINDILKEQNEIEVACHFCGKTYKFTKEDLKEVL; this is encoded by the coding sequence TTGGATAGATTAATTAGAGGAGTTAGTAATAATGCTAGATTTGTATTAGTTGATACAAAGGAAATAGTTCAAGAGGCTCTAAATATACATAAAACAAGTCCAACTGCAACTGCTGCATTTGGAAGATTATTAACTGCTGGAGCAATAATGAGTGCAACTTTAAAAGGAGAGGATATACTAACTCTTAGAACTACGACTGATGGTATTTTAGGAAATATGGTTGTAACAGCAGATAGCAATGGAGTAAAAGGATATTTATCAAATCCAGGAGCAGATTTACCACCTTTACCAAATGGACAGCCAGATGTGGCAGGAATTGTAGGAAAGGGAACTTTAAATGTTATTAAAGATATGGGATTAAAAGAGCCGTATATAGGAGTTTCAAAAATAGAATCTGGAGAAATTGCCTATGATATAGCTTATTATTACTATACATCAGAACAAACACCAACAGTTATTGCTTTAGGAGTAGAACTTGCTGATGAAAATACAGTAAGATCTGCTGGAGGATATATGGTACAATTACTACCAGGAGCAGAAGATTGGTTTATAACAGCTTTAGAGGAAAAAATAGCTGCAATAAGAAATGTAACTGAGTTATTTAAAGGTGGAATGTCATTAGAAAGAATATTAAAACTTCTTTATGAGGATATGACTGATGAAAATTATGAAAGATTAGTAGAAGATTATCAAATTTTAGAGGAAAAGGAATTAAAATATCATTGTAATTGTAATAAGGATAAATTCTATAGAGGAATTGTAGCCCTAGGGAAAGATGAAATAAATGATATTTTAAAGGAGCAAAATGAAATAGAGGTTGCTTGTCATTTCTGTGGAAAAACTTATAAATTCACAAAAGAGGATTTAAAGGAAGTTTTATAA
- a CDS encoding ComEA family DNA-binding protein, with translation MKKIFFLFLIILSTLCFSKEESEFKVILSPNMKNEKNLKLDINSASKEEMLRRGIALSYTNKIIDYRNLTGGFLNLEELTRISGMGEKTKIKLEKSFIINKKIIKKKLNINRSNKIILKAYGFNLKEIKNIEKYIKKNKRIKNNIELMEILGKGRYNKYKNLINYD, from the coding sequence ATGAAAAAAATATTTTTTCTATTTTTAATAATATTAAGCACCTTATGTTTTTCTAAAGAAGAATCTGAATTTAAAGTAATACTAAGCCCTAATATGAAAAATGAAAAAAATTTAAAATTAGATATTAATAGTGCCTCTAAGGAAGAGATGTTAAGAAGAGGAATTGCTCTTTCATATACAAATAAAATTATAGATTATAGAAATTTAACAGGCGGATTTTTAAATTTAGAGGAGCTAACTAGAATTTCTGGCATGGGGGAAAAAACTAAAATTAAGTTGGAAAAAAGTTTTATAATAAATAAAAAAATTATAAAGAAAAAATTAAATATAAATAGAAGTAATAAAATAATTTTAAAAGCCTATGGATTTAATTTAAAAGAAATAAAAAATATTGAAAAATATATAAAAAAAAATAAAAGAATAAAAAATAATATTGAACTTATGGAAATATTAGGAAAAGGTCGATATAATAAATATAAAAATTTAATAAATTATGATTAG